From the genome of Armatimonadota bacterium, one region includes:
- the dnaJ gene encoding molecular chaperone DnaJ, whose protein sequence is MAAKQDYYEVLGVSRTASLEEIKKAYRRLARQYHPDVNKTSNAEEKFKEIAEAYSVLSDEEKRGRFDRFGIDGLSGAGQDFGGFGGFDMGDLLNQFFGGAGRPTTRQTAERGSDLRYDLELTLEEVAVGVEHPIKVTRLRTCETCSGTGSAPGSTPEACPACQGTGQIRHTQQTILGSFSSVTPCPQCRATGRILRDPCTMCHGEGRTMVEDTVTAKVPPGIEDGTRIQIRGEGESGVRGGPDGDLYVYIFVKEHERFQRRGKELYTEIPISFAQAALGDTVVVPTLFGEDDLNIPAGTQTGTPFRVRDAGLPGLHARGRGDLHVTVRVVTPSHLTDRQRELMREFAGDEQPREDDRGFFERIKERLVGD, encoded by the coding sequence GTGGCGGCGAAACAGGACTACTACGAGGTTCTCGGCGTCAGCCGCACCGCGTCGCTCGAGGAAATCAAGAAGGCCTATCGCCGACTTGCGAGACAGTACCACCCGGACGTAAACAAGACCAGCAACGCCGAAGAGAAGTTCAAGGAAATCGCTGAAGCCTACTCTGTTCTCAGCGACGAGGAGAAACGGGGCCGGTTCGACCGCTTCGGCATCGACGGTCTGTCCGGCGCGGGCCAGGATTTCGGCGGATTCGGCGGGTTCGACATGGGCGACCTGCTGAACCAGTTTTTCGGCGGCGCCGGCCGGCCGACCACGCGCCAGACGGCCGAACGCGGATCGGATCTTCGGTACGACCTTGAACTGACGCTGGAAGAAGTCGCTGTTGGGGTTGAACACCCGATCAAGGTGACGCGCCTGCGTACGTGCGAAACGTGTTCCGGAACCGGATCGGCGCCCGGTTCCACCCCCGAAGCCTGTCCCGCCTGCCAGGGTACCGGGCAGATACGCCATACCCAGCAAACTATATTGGGCTCGTTCTCGTCTGTGACACCCTGCCCGCAGTGCCGCGCGACCGGCCGCATCCTCCGCGACCCGTGCACGATGTGCCACGGCGAAGGCCGGACGATGGTCGAGGACACCGTGACGGCGAAGGTTCCGCCGGGCATAGAGGACGGGACGCGCATCCAGATACGCGGGGAAGGGGAGTCGGGCGTTCGCGGCGGTCCGGACGGCGACCTCTACGTTTACATTTTCGTGAAGGAGCACGAGCGGTTCCAGCGCCGTGGCAAAGAGCTCTACACGGAAATTCCCATTTCCTTCGCCCAGGCCGCGCTGGGCGACACGGTCGTTGTTCCGACCCTGTTCGGTGAGGACGACCTGAATATACCGGCTGGAACACAGACCGGCACCCCGTTCCGCGTCCGCGACGCAGGCCTGCCCGGGCTCCACGCCCGCGGTCGGGGCGACCTGCATGTTACCGTCCGTGTCGTAACTCCGAGCCATCTCACCGACCGACAGCGAGAACTCATGCGCGAATTCGCGGGAGACGAGCAGCCCAGGGAAGACGATCGCGGATTCTTCGAGCGGATTAAGGAAAGGCTGGTAGGGGACTGA
- the prmA gene encoding 50S ribosomal protein L11 methyltransferase translates to MRWIKISIHTNETALGAVAALMESHGTGGTLFEDGPRAIGYLPADDRFETKLDNLRGELAKMPEVGLDPAPAGITLTFVDDDDWATAWREHYKPIRISDRLTIAPTWCAYEGAPGELVIRLDPGMAFGTGGHPTTRICLRALQEIVRGGETVADVGTGSAVLAIGAALLGASRVDASDADPVAVKVARANVEESGLSEIISVREADRLEGAGNDYDIVVANILPNVVRGLAPAAFRALRPGGAYLVSGLTLPHEPDVTEAIEDAGFTMEGRWEEDQWAALCGRKPSGD, encoded by the coding sequence ATGCGCTGGATCAAGATCTCGATACACACGAACGAGACGGCCCTCGGGGCCGTCGCCGCGCTTATGGAATCCCACGGAACCGGGGGGACGCTCTTCGAGGACGGGCCGCGGGCAATCGGGTACCTGCCCGCCGACGATCGGTTCGAAACCAAACTCGACAACCTCCGCGGCGAACTGGCGAAGATGCCCGAAGTCGGCCTCGATCCTGCGCCCGCGGGGATTACACTCACATTTGTTGACGACGACGACTGGGCGACAGCGTGGCGGGAGCATTACAAGCCGATCAGGATTTCGGATCGCCTGACGATAGCGCCAACCTGGTGCGCGTACGAGGGCGCCCCCGGAGAACTCGTGATCCGGCTGGACCCCGGCATGGCGTTTGGAACCGGAGGCCACCCGACGACCCGCATCTGTCTTCGTGCGCTCCAGGAGATCGTGCGAGGCGGGGAAACGGTGGCCGATGTCGGAACCGGCTCCGCTGTCCTCGCCATCGGTGCCGCGTTGTTAGGCGCTTCGCGCGTCGACGCTTCCGACGCCGACCCCGTGGCCGTCAAGGTGGCTCGTGCAAACGTCGAAGAGAGTGGTTTGTCCGAGATCATCTCCGTGCGAGAGGCCGACCGCCTCGAAGGCGCAGGCAATGACTACGATATCGTGGTCGCCAACATCCTCCCCAATGTCGTTCGGGGTCTGGCTCCCGCTGCATTCCGAGCGCTCAGGCCGGGGGGCGCCTACCTTGTTTCCGGGCTGACTCTTCCACACGAACCGGACGTGACCGAAGCCATTGAGGACGCCGGATTCACGATGGAAGGCCGCTGGGAAGAAGACCAGTGGGCTGCCCTCTGTGGCCGTAAGCCCTCGGGTGACTGA
- a CDS encoding YncE family protein, producing the protein MRRMLAVCLVSLLSVQPRAGLAQPTKGKYRVVSRMVLRTPGIAGAAEYLTMDSAAHRLYIATANGVVVVDTGKHKVEGVIPQPERVHCVALRPGKQIGYATLWQPNLVAVIDLKTLKTIDTIDVHTVFAKGQWPKAIVYEPTTERLFTFNESSGDCTCIDANTNKVLGHIPLGGIPGFAVADGEGLVYANVTQTNEVVAISANTMTIAKRWPVVWGLGPTGLAYDAKHGRLYSTCNNARLVVSDPVQGKALASVPIGKGADAVAYDPKTGLLFSSNGNDGTITVIQERGPNDYYVLTTTPSLWGARTMAIDERTHHLFVVAPTAPDTTGPYSGRGVLTMLELAPR; encoded by the coding sequence ATGAGACGTATGCTTGCGGTCTGTCTGGTCAGCCTGTTGTCCGTTCAGCCGAGAGCGGGCTTGGCTCAACCAACCAAGGGGAAATACCGAGTCGTTTCGAGGATGGTCCTCCGAACCCCAGGAATTGCAGGCGCAGCCGAGTACCTGACAATGGACAGCGCTGCACATCGACTGTATATCGCCACCGCGAACGGCGTCGTTGTTGTCGATACCGGCAAACACAAAGTCGAAGGGGTAATCCCGCAGCCCGAGAGGGTTCACTGCGTCGCGCTTCGTCCCGGGAAACAAATAGGATACGCGACACTCTGGCAACCCAACCTGGTTGCCGTCATCGACCTGAAGACGCTGAAGACTATTGACACCATCGACGTGCATACCGTCTTCGCCAAGGGGCAATGGCCCAAGGCGATCGTCTATGAACCCACGACTGAACGGCTCTTTACATTCAATGAAAGCAGTGGTGACTGCACCTGTATCGATGCAAACACGAACAAGGTTCTCGGCCATATCCCGCTGGGCGGGATTCCAGGATTCGCGGTGGCCGATGGAGAAGGGCTGGTATACGCCAATGTCACGCAAACCAACGAGGTCGTTGCCATCAGCGCGAACACGATGACGATAGCGAAGCGTTGGCCGGTGGTTTGGGGCTTGGGGCCAACGGGGCTCGCCTACGACGCGAAACATGGGCGCCTCTATTCGACGTGCAATAACGCCAGGCTGGTTGTTTCCGACCCGGTCCAGGGTAAGGCGCTCGCCTCCGTTCCGATCGGAAAGGGCGCGGATGCGGTGGCGTACGATCCCAAGACGGGTCTGCTGTTTAGCTCAAATGGCAATGACGGTACCATAACCGTCATCCAGGAACGCGGTCCAAATGACTACTACGTGTTGACCACTACTCCGTCGTTGTGGGGCGCCAGGACTATGGCGATTGATGAGCGGACGCACCACCTTTTCGTCGTGGCCCCGACGGCTCCCGATACCACCGGTCCCTACAGTGGGCGTGGGGTGCTGACGATGCTGGAGCTCGCACCGCGGTAG
- a CDS encoding LysM peptidoglycan-binding domain-containing protein: MVTQRTAVWNTEDPMLTSYDTGRNRTHPGCTKCPGTSSARHASRRFRRHLTLDSVNAVIAVAAGVLLFVYGFSAIGENFRAHQTAPVIQVQVRTGDTLWALAQRYGNPDEYILKRVQRLAALNGIGDGVRLHSGMTLEVPVENQAERTRLMSASAR; this comes from the coding sequence ATGGTTACACAGCGGACTGCGGTGTGGAACACAGAGGATCCGATGCTAACATCGTACGATACCGGACGGAACCGGACACATCCGGGTTGCACTAAGTGCCCCGGGACGTCGTCTGCACGTCACGCCTCCCGCCGGTTCCGGCGTCACCTGACGCTAGACAGCGTCAATGCCGTAATTGCCGTGGCAGCCGGCGTCCTTCTTTTCGTCTACGGCTTCTCCGCGATCGGCGAAAACTTCCGCGCCCATCAGACGGCGCCGGTGATTCAGGTCCAGGTTCGCACTGGGGATACGCTGTGGGCGTTGGCGCAGAGGTATGGCAATCCCGACGAGTATATCCTCAAGCGCGTTCAGCGACTAGCCGCACTCAACGGAATCGGCGACGGTGTTCGCCTGCACTCGGGAATGACGCTGGAAGTGCCGGTGGAGAACCAGGCCGAGCGCACAAGGCTGATGTCAGCTTCGGCCAGATAG